In Vitis vinifera cultivar Pinot Noir 40024 chromosome 11, ASM3070453v1, a genomic segment contains:
- the LOC100255268 gene encoding AP2-like ethylene-responsive transcription factor At1g16060 has product MAKLSQQNHKNSANSNATNTTLSVTKVKRTRKTVPRDSPPQRSSIYRGVTRHRWTGRYEAHLWDKNCWNESQNKKGRQVYLGAYHDEEAAAHAYDLAALKYWGPETILNFPLSTYEKELKEMEGLSREEYIGSLRRRSSGFSRGVSKYRGVARHHHNGRWEARIGRVFGNKYLYLGTYATQEEAATAYDMAAIEYRGLNAVTNFDLSRYIKWLKPNQNNPCEQPNNPNLDSNLTPNPNHDFGISFLNHPQTSGTAACSEPPLTQTRPPIASSALGLLLQSSKFKEMMEMTTAADHLSTPPESELPRCSFPDDIQTYFECQDSGSYEEGDDVIFSELNSFIPPMFQCDFSA; this is encoded by the exons ATGGCGAAGCTATCACAGCAAAACCATAAGAATAGTGCAAACAGCAATGCTACTAATACTACTCTCTCTGTGACAAAGGTGAAGCGGACTCGCAAAACTGTCCCCAGAGACTCTCCTCCTCAGCGGAGCTCGATATATCGGGGCGTCACGAG GCATCGGTGGACTGGCCGATACGAGGCTCATTTGTGGGATAAGAACTGCTGGAATGAATCACAGAACAAGAAAGGAAGACAAG TTTATCTCG GTGCCTACCATGATGAAGAAGCCGCAGCACATGCTTATGACTTGGCAGCTCTCAAATACTGGGGTCCAGAAACCATTCTCAATTTTCCG CTATCAACATATGAAAAGGAGTTGAAGGAAATGGAGGGTCTGTCAAGAGAAGAATACATTGGATCCTTGAGAAG AAGAAGCAGCGGTTTTTCTCGAGGTGTTTCAAAATATAGAGGGGTTGCAAG ACATCATCACAATGGCAGATGGGAAGCGCGGATTGGCAGAGTGTTCGGCAACAAATACCTCTATCTTGGCACATATG CTACTCAGGAGGAGGCAGCGACTGCATATGATATGGCTGCCATAGAGTATCGCGGTCTTAACGCGGTTACCAACTTTGATCTCAGTCGCTACATCAAATGGTTAAAGCCTAATCAAAATAACCCATGCGAACAGCCCAATAACCCTAACCTTGACTCTAATTTGACTCCAAACCCTAATCATGATTTTGGAATCAGCTTCCTGAATCACCCACAGACTTCTGGTACTGCTGCCTGCAGTGAACCTCCATTGACTCAGACCAGGCCTCCCATTGCCTCATCGGCGCTTGGCCTTCTACTTCAGTCCTCAAAGTTCAAAGAGATGATGGAGATGACAACTGCCGCCGACCACCTATCGACACCGCCTGAGTCTGAGCTGCCACGGTGCAGCTTCCCTGACGACATTCAGACGTACTTCGAGTGCCAGGATTCCGGCAGTTACGAGGAAGGAGACGATGTTATCTTCAGTGAGCTCAACTCGTTCATACCTCCCATGTTCCAATGTGATTTCAGTGCTTAA